In Ectothiorhodospiraceae bacterium 2226, a single window of DNA contains:
- a CDS encoding NUDIX hydrolase, which translates to MSANGPRAGVGALVIHDGRVLLVRRGAAPHQGEWAIPGGKVELGETLQQAAAREVLEETGLRIAAGEPVYAFDVIERDALGAVCFHYVVVDLEARYLGGELRADSDVLDAAWLRPDELVDLPVNAVTLTLLRRCGFTS; encoded by the coding sequence ATGAGCGCAAACGGCCCGCGCGCAGGCGTCGGCGCGCTGGTCATCCACGACGGTCGAGTCCTGCTGGTGCGCCGCGGCGCAGCGCCGCATCAGGGTGAGTGGGCGATCCCCGGCGGCAAGGTTGAGCTCGGCGAGACCCTGCAGCAGGCGGCCGCACGGGAAGTGCTGGAAGAGACGGGCCTGCGTATCGCCGCAGGGGAACCCGTTTACGCCTTCGACGTCATCGAGCGCGACGCCCTGGGGGCGGTATGCTTCCACTACGTCGTGGTAGACCTCGAGGCCCGGTACCTCGGCGGCGAACTCCGCGCCGACAGTGATGTACTGGATGCGGCCTGGCTGCGCCCGGACGAACTCGTGGACCTGCCGGTCAACGCCGTCACCCTGACACTGCTCCGCCGCTGTGGGTTCACGTCGTGA
- a CDS encoding DsrE family protein: MYHVNEGVEQASDALRNIRNHLSVNPDAQIKVVTHAAGIDFLMQGAADANGNPFDIPVQELEMQGVEFNVCAITLKSRDIDQSELMPEAHVVPSGVGEVARLQAREGFVYLKP; this comes from the coding sequence GTGTACCACGTCAATGAGGGCGTCGAGCAGGCCAGCGACGCCTTGCGGAATATCCGCAACCACCTGAGTGTGAATCCCGATGCGCAGATCAAGGTGGTCACGCACGCCGCCGGGATCGACTTCCTGATGCAGGGGGCGGCGGATGCCAACGGCAACCCCTTCGACATCCCGGTGCAGGAATTGGAGATGCAGGGAGTCGAGTTCAACGTGTGTGCCATTACGCTCAAGAGCCGGGACATCGATCAGAGTGAATTGATGCCCGAGGCCCACGTGGTCCCTTCGGGCGTGGGTGAGGTGGCGCGCCTGCAGGCGCGTGAAGGCTTCGTGTACCTCAAGCCCTGA
- a CDS encoding DUF502 domain-containing protein: MRRGHFWGHFLAGALALLPLLAVLAAARYIERLAAGTWLAAQPFYVPGLGILLAVLGTYLFGLLLSTVVGRWVWDALERRLARMPTLGLMYRTVQQVLHQQPQGEGLFKRVVWVRSEGREELGFVTAEATDDGRLWVFLPAAPNPTAGRLLALAPHCVAPASLSVAEGVRHVVSLGSAVR, encoded by the coding sequence ATGCGACGAGGCCATTTCTGGGGACACTTCCTCGCGGGCGCGCTCGCGCTCCTACCGTTGTTGGCCGTGCTGGCCGCCGCGCGCTACATCGAGCGTCTGGCCGCCGGTACCTGGCTGGCGGCGCAACCGTTCTATGTGCCCGGCCTCGGGATTCTGCTCGCGGTGCTCGGCACCTACCTGTTCGGCCTGCTGTTGTCGACGGTCGTGGGGCGTTGGGTGTGGGATGCGCTGGAGCGGCGCCTCGCGCGCATGCCCACGCTCGGCCTGATGTACCGCACGGTGCAGCAGGTCCTGCACCAGCAGCCGCAGGGGGAGGGGCTGTTCAAACGCGTGGTGTGGGTGCGCAGCGAAGGGCGCGAGGAACTCGGCTTCGTGACGGCGGAGGCGACGGACGACGGCCGTCTGTGGGTGTTCCTGCCCGCGGCGCCCAACCCGACGGCGGGGCGCCTGCTCGCGCTGGCCCCCCACTGCGTCGCGCCCGCGTCCCTGTCGGTCGCCGAGGGGGTCCGCCATGTGGTGTCGCTGGGCAGCGCGGTGCGCTAG
- a CDS encoding peroxiredoxin, with protein MKHRLREGAPAPDFELPDQHGRLHRLRDYRGNWVLLYFYPKDDTPGCTTEACAFRDALREFQALDALVLGVSRDGPPSHAMFVDKYDLNFPLLADTGTKAATAYGAVWGVGPLKAIRRQSFLIDPEGRIARIYRSVDAPRHAGQVLEDLRALRRADAPPAPG; from the coding sequence ATGAAACACCGCCTGCGCGAGGGCGCCCCCGCGCCGGATTTCGAGCTACCCGATCAGCACGGACGTTTGCACCGGCTACGGGACTACCGCGGCAACTGGGTGCTGCTCTATTTCTACCCCAAGGACGACACGCCGGGCTGCACGACCGAGGCCTGCGCCTTCCGCGACGCCCTGCGCGAGTTCCAGGCACTCGACGCCCTGGTGCTCGGCGTCAGCCGCGACGGCCCACCGTCGCACGCGATGTTCGTCGACAAATATGACCTCAACTTTCCGCTGCTGGCCGACACCGGCACGAAAGCGGCCACGGCGTATGGGGCCGTGTGGGGCGTCGGGCCACTGAAGGCGATACGCCGGCAGAGTTTTCTGATCGATCCCGAGGGCCGCATCGCCCGCATCTACCGCAGCGTCGACGCCCCGCGTCACGCAGGCCAAGTGCTGGAGGACCTGCGCGCCCTGCGCCGAGCGGACGCCCCGCCGGCGCCTGGGTGA
- a CDS encoding hydrolase, protein MIVRSDFRPAWWLPGPHAQTLWPHLLRRPRVVLHRERLELPDGDFLDLDWNSRERGPLALVLHGLEGSSRSGYARGLLRELHDRGLRGVLMHFRGCSGEPNRLARSYHSGETGDLAHVVRELRRREPHTPLGVVGFSLGGNVLLKWLGETGARREAPLVQAAVAVSVPFMLADAAARLERGTSRLYQWALLRTLRRSLRRKLRLRGGTLDARRLRALRSFRAFDEHVTAPLHGFAGADEYYRLASSRQYLRDIRVPTLILHARDDPFMSADCIPAAAELSPQVRLELAERGGHVGFVSGRWPWRPHYWLEPRIADHLGVHLADLARETAA, encoded by the coding sequence ATGATCGTCAGGAGCGACTTTCGCCCGGCCTGGTGGCTGCCCGGCCCGCACGCGCAGACCCTGTGGCCGCACCTCCTTCGCCGGCCGCGCGTGGTCCTGCACCGCGAGCGCCTGGAACTGCCCGACGGGGACTTCCTGGACCTCGACTGGAACAGCCGCGAGCGAGGTCCCCTTGCGCTGGTCCTGCACGGGCTCGAGGGCTCGAGCCGCTCGGGCTATGCGCGCGGCCTGCTGCGGGAACTGCACGACCGCGGCCTGCGCGGCGTGCTAATGCACTTCCGCGGCTGCAGCGGGGAACCCAACCGCCTTGCGCGCAGCTATCACTCGGGCGAGACCGGTGACCTCGCCCACGTGGTACGCGAACTGCGGCGCCGCGAGCCGCACACGCCACTGGGCGTGGTCGGCTTCTCGCTGGGCGGCAACGTGCTGCTGAAATGGCTGGGCGAGACCGGCGCGCGGCGGGAGGCGCCGCTCGTACAGGCTGCGGTGGCGGTGTCGGTACCCTTCATGCTCGCGGATGCGGCCGCGCGCCTCGAACGCGGTACCTCGCGCCTGTACCAGTGGGCGCTGCTGCGTACCCTCCGCCGCTCGCTGCGGCGCAAGCTGCGCCTGCGCGGCGGGACCCTCGACGCACGCCGGTTGCGCGCGCTGCGCAGCTTTCGCGCCTTCGATGAGCACGTCACCGCCCCGCTGCACGGCTTTGCCGGCGCGGACGAGTACTACCGCCTGGCGAGCAGTCGCCAGTACCTGCGCGACATCCGCGTGCCGACGCTGATTCTGCACGCGCGCGACGATCCCTTCATGTCCGCGGACTGTATCCCCGCCGCCGCAGAACTCTCCCCGCAGGTACGCCTCGAACTCGCCGAGCGCGGCGGGCATGTCGGTTTCGTGAGCGGCCGCTGGCCCTGGCGCCCCCATTACTGGCTGGAGCCGCGCATCGCGGACCACCTCGGCGTTCACCTTGCCGACCTCGCGCGGGAGACGGCAGCATGA
- a CDS encoding C40 family peptidase encodes MLNAIALRTLLLPLLLAVLALSGCASAPHPVPAPPSVSPAPPPDVVRRLMAQHDEWAGTPYRLGGNSRRGIDCSAFVQTTYAERFGHRLPRSTEDQARHGQPVRRDQLQAGDLVFFRTGRKTRHVGIYMGDSRFLHASTSQGVTVSRLDNPYWTSAYWMSRRP; translated from the coding sequence ATGCTCAACGCCATCGCCCTGCGCACGCTCCTGCTACCGCTCCTGCTAGCCGTGCTCGCCCTGAGCGGCTGCGCCTCCGCGCCGCACCCTGTCCCCGCGCCGCCCTCGGTGTCACCGGCGCCGCCGCCCGACGTGGTACGACGCTTGATGGCTCAGCACGACGAATGGGCCGGGACGCCCTATCGGCTCGGCGGTAACAGCCGCCGCGGGATCGACTGCTCGGCCTTCGTGCAGACCACCTACGCCGAGCGCTTCGGTCACCGACTGCCCCGCTCCACCGAGGATCAGGCACGTCACGGGCAGCCCGTCCGCCGCGATCAACTGCAAGCCGGCGACCTGGTGTTCTTCCGCACCGGCCGCAAGACCCGGCACGTGGGCATCTACATGGGCGATAGCCGCTTCCTGCACGCCTCGACCAGCCAGGGCGTGACTGTCTCCCGCCTCGACAATCCCTACTGGACCTCCGCCTACTGGATGTCCCGCCGCCCCTGA